One Oscillospiraceae bacterium DNA segment encodes these proteins:
- a CDS encoding L-sorbose 1-phosphate reductase, whose product MKTKALRIYGANDLRLEEFELPAIKDDEILAKVISDSLCMSSYKAAIQGGNHKRVPNDVDKNPTIIGHEFCGEIVEVGKKWQDKFKPGQRFVAQPAMNYKGSLEAPGYSFPYYGGDATYIIIPNVALITDCILPYEGDSFFYGSLAEPMSCI is encoded by the coding sequence AATTTACGGCGCCAATGATTTAAGGCTCGAAGAATTCGAATTACCGGCTATTAAGGATGATGAAATACTTGCAAAAGTTATTTCCGACAGTCTTTGTATGTCTTCTTACAAGGCTGCTATCCAGGGCGGAAATCATAAAAGAGTTCCCAATGATGTAGACAAGAACCCCACAATTATCGGACACGAGTTCTGTGGTGAAATTGTTGAAGTAGGTAAAAAGTGGCAGGATAAGTTCAAGCCCGGCCAGAGATTTGTTGCTCAGCCTGCTATGAACTATAAGGGCTCCCTTGAAGCTCCCGGCTATTCCTTCCCCTACTACGGCGGAGATGCAACTTATATAATTATCCCCAATGTTGCTTTAATAACCGACTGTATCCTTCCCTATGAGGGCGACAGCTTCTTCTACGGTTCTCTTGCTGAGCCTATGTCCTGTATC